A DNA window from Vibrio cidicii contains the following coding sequences:
- a CDS encoding ROK family protein, whose protein sequence is MYMAQPGHIDHIKQINAGRVYKLIDLKGPISRIDLSKESQLAPASITKITRELIEAHLVHETTVQEATSRGRPAVGLQVNNAGWQFLSMRLGRGYLTIALHELGGEVLIDTKIDIHERDQEDVLARLLHEIEEFFQTYAEQLDRVTSIAITLPGLVNSEQGIVLQMPHYNVENLALGPEIYKATGLPVFIANDTRAWALAEKLFGHSQENENSVLISIHHGLGAGIILDGRVLQGRHGNIGELGHIQIDPNGRQCHCGNRGCLETVASSQAIRQEVFERIAQGEESILSGMEEITIESVCEAAANGDPLCVAVIEKLGRYLGSAIAIVINLFNPEKILIGGVINQAKDVLYPSIRQCIEEQSLPVYHQDLELVESRFYKQATMPGAALIKQALYDGLLLMKVVEG, encoded by the coding sequence ATGTACATGGCTCAACCGGGCCATATTGATCATATCAAACAGATCAATGCTGGTCGTGTATATAAACTGATTGATCTCAAAGGGCCAATTTCCCGGATAGACCTATCCAAAGAAAGTCAATTGGCGCCAGCGAGCATCACAAAAATCACCCGCGAGTTGATCGAAGCGCATCTTGTGCATGAAACAACAGTGCAGGAAGCGACCAGTCGTGGACGTCCGGCGGTTGGGCTTCAAGTAAATAACGCCGGTTGGCAGTTTCTCTCGATGCGGTTAGGCCGCGGCTATCTGACAATTGCACTCCACGAGTTGGGCGGCGAAGTACTTATTGATACCAAAATCGATATTCATGAACGCGATCAAGAAGATGTGTTAGCTCGTCTTCTGCACGAAATTGAAGAGTTCTTTCAAACGTATGCAGAGCAGCTCGATCGAGTCACCAGTATCGCGATTACGCTACCTGGCTTGGTCAATTCTGAGCAAGGTATTGTGCTGCAAATGCCCCATTACAATGTTGAAAATCTCGCATTGGGCCCTGAAATCTATAAAGCCACCGGATTACCTGTTTTTATTGCGAATGACACCCGTGCTTGGGCGCTGGCCGAAAAGTTGTTTGGTCACTCGCAAGAAAATGAGAACTCCGTATTGATTTCGATTCACCACGGTCTTGGCGCTGGGATCATCTTAGACGGTCGAGTGTTGCAAGGGCGACACGGCAACATTGGTGAGTTGGGTCATATTCAGATAGACCCCAACGGCCGTCAATGCCATTGTGGCAACCGAGGCTGTTTAGAGACGGTGGCCAGTTCACAAGCCATACGCCAAGAGGTGTTTGAGCGTATCGCTCAGGGAGAAGAGTCCATTTTGTCTGGAATGGAAGAGATTACCATTGAGAGCGTTTGTGAAGCGGCGGCGAATGGCGACCCGCTGTGTGTGGCTGTGATTGAAAAGCTCGGCCGCTATTTGGGCTCAGCGATTGCTATCGTCATTAACTTATTTAACCCAGAAAAAATTCTTATTGGCGGAGTCATTAACCAAGCCAAAGACGTTCTGTATCCCTCGATTCGCCAATGTATTGAAGAGCAAAGTCTGCCCGTTTATCACCAAGATCTTGAGTTAGTCGAATCACGCTTTTATAAGCAGGCGACTATGCCCGGGGCAGCGTTAATTAAACAGGCGCTTTACGATGGTTTATTGCTGATGAAGGTCGTCGAAGGTTAA
- a CDS encoding patatin-like phospholipase family protein, whose product MAINSGIVTNGYINLDTERFAKYQHGKTALVAQGGGQRGIFTAGVLDAFILANFDPFDEFFGTSAGALNLCSYLCRQHGLGKAFITELTTSQEFFNLFSYIRNKQYLGLDWALDKICAYPYKLDLDLGEASLACRQAFASVTDTSTLTDKYLPIFGRNWYPTMLATCAIPKLYSNPVTIGGREYVDGGVSASIPVQEAWRRNARAIIVIRTEPFTLPEKVDVKQSAAAQREEMEWFRRSFGSVQGKWQSRLNRWKDDWSHFFQQQIAASQSEKGEPIRLLNGGRWLFGADNIYRLSHLIGDNFDSGLADMLMVHYQTYTLTRDFLAKPPDDTFVIQITPDGPLRSSSLLSDKKDLLADYELGVQAGNRFIAQYESLRQTRVKETLLRLDESQ is encoded by the coding sequence ATGGCAATAAACAGTGGTATTGTCACGAACGGTTACATCAATCTGGATACGGAGCGTTTTGCGAAGTACCAGCATGGGAAAACCGCATTGGTCGCTCAAGGGGGCGGGCAGAGAGGAATTTTCACCGCGGGTGTACTAGACGCTTTTATCCTTGCCAATTTCGACCCATTTGATGAGTTTTTTGGGACGTCTGCGGGGGCGTTAAATCTTTGCTCTTATTTATGTCGACAGCATGGGCTCGGTAAAGCATTCATTACCGAGTTGACGACGTCTCAAGAATTTTTCAATCTTTTCAGCTATATCAGGAACAAGCAGTACTTGGGGTTGGATTGGGCCTTGGATAAGATCTGTGCTTATCCCTACAAGCTTGACTTAGATCTAGGAGAAGCGAGCTTGGCCTGCCGTCAAGCTTTTGCTTCTGTAACCGACACCAGTACGCTCACTGATAAATATTTGCCGATCTTTGGGCGCAATTGGTATCCAACTATGCTGGCAACTTGTGCGATTCCTAAACTCTATTCCAATCCAGTGACGATTGGTGGGCGTGAGTATGTGGATGGCGGTGTCTCAGCCTCCATTCCTGTTCAGGAAGCTTGGCGCCGTAACGCCAGAGCCATTATTGTGATTCGAACAGAGCCGTTTACGTTGCCAGAAAAAGTGGATGTCAAGCAATCAGCCGCAGCGCAGAGAGAGGAAATGGAATGGTTTCGCCGCTCTTTTGGCAGCGTGCAAGGTAAGTGGCAGAGCCGGCTCAATCGATGGAAAGACGATTGGAGTCACTTCTTCCAGCAGCAAATTGCAGCATCCCAAAGTGAGAAAGGTGAACCAATTCGCTTGCTAAACGGTGGGCGTTGGTTGTTTGGGGCCGATAACATTTATCGTCTTAGCCATCTTATTGGCGATAACTTTGATTCAGGATTGGCGGATATGCTGATGGTGCACTATCAGACTTACACCTTAACGCGAGATTTTCTTGCCAAACCGCCAGATGATACCTTTGTAATTCAAATAACGCCGGATGGACCGCTACGTTCTTCGTCGTTGCTTAGCGATAAAAAAGATCTACTAGCGGACTATGAACTAGGCGTACAAGCAGGAAATCGGTTTATTGCTCAGTATGAGTCACTGCGCCAGACCCGAGTGAAAGAAACTTTGCTTCGTTTAGATGAAAGCCAGTAA
- a CDS encoding chemotaxis protein CheV, whose protein sequence is MSGVLNTVDQRTNLVGENRLELLLFSLNSRQLFAINVFKVKEVMKVPPLTKLPGAHYNIRGVASLRGEPVPVIDLRRSIGFPPSQMAGQEENLIITEYNRTVQGFLVGQVRNIINTAWTEIQPPPKTSGRSNYLTAITQVKEGDQTQIVEIIDVEKVLAEIVDYDVSISEEVLDEKLVKNMVGRNVLVVDDSSTARNQIRDTLSQLGLNIIECRDGLEALRLLKSWCDEGKDLTKELLLMITDAEMPEMDGYKLTHEVRSDPRMAKLFITLNTSLSGSFNEAMVKKVGCDRFISKFQPDLLVEVAQDRLREIL, encoded by the coding sequence ATGTCTGGAGTTTTAAATACTGTAGACCAGCGAACCAATCTGGTCGGCGAAAACCGTCTGGAGCTTTTGCTGTTCAGTTTGAATAGCCGTCAGTTATTTGCAATTAACGTGTTTAAAGTGAAAGAGGTGATGAAAGTGCCTCCTCTCACTAAACTGCCTGGCGCGCATTACAACATTCGCGGTGTTGCATCGCTGCGTGGCGAGCCTGTGCCAGTGATTGATCTTAGACGCTCTATCGGTTTTCCACCTTCGCAAATGGCTGGTCAAGAAGAAAACCTGATCATTACGGAGTACAACCGTACGGTACAAGGCTTCTTGGTAGGACAGGTACGTAACATTATTAACACCGCGTGGACCGAAATTCAGCCGCCACCAAAAACGTCCGGACGCAGCAATTACCTCACCGCCATTACCCAAGTGAAAGAAGGTGATCAAACGCAGATTGTCGAAATCATCGACGTGGAAAAAGTGTTAGCGGAAATTGTCGACTACGATGTGTCCATCTCCGAGGAAGTTCTTGATGAGAAACTGGTCAAAAACATGGTCGGGCGCAATGTGTTGGTTGTGGATGACTCTTCAACCGCGCGTAATCAGATCCGCGATACACTCTCGCAGCTCGGGCTAAATATTATTGAGTGCCGTGATGGCCTAGAAGCGCTGAGATTATTGAAATCTTGGTGTGATGAAGGCAAGGATTTGACCAAAGAGCTATTGTTGATGATTACAGACGCCGAAATGCCGGAAATGGATGGCTATAAGCTGACACACGAAGTGCGAAGCGATCCAAGAATGGCCAAACTCTTCATCACCTTAAACACATCACTCAGTGGCAGTTTTAATGAAGCCATGGTGAAGAAAGTGGGTTGTGACCGCTTCATCTCCAAGTTCCAGCCAGATTTGCTGGTGGAAGTCGCGCAAGACCGCTTGCGAGAAATCCTATAA
- the pyk gene encoding pyruvate kinase yields MTSKLRRTKIVTTLGPSTDKGNNLEEIIRAGANVVRMNFSHGSTEDHKQRAEKVRTIAAKLGKQVAILGDLQGPKIRVSTFKEGKINLNVGDRFTLDSDLPKGEGDQYSVGLDYKALPRDVGPNDILLLDDGRVQLQVLNVEGNRVHTEVIVGGPLSNNKGINKKGGGLSADALTEKDKQDILTAAEIQVDYLAISFPRNGEDMNYARRLARDAGLEAKLVAKVERAETVKNDENIDDIIMASDVIMVARGDLGVEIGDPELIGVQKKLIRRAKELNRVVITATQMMESMIENPMPTRAEVMDVANAVLDGTDAVMLSGETAAGKYPVETVRSMAEVCIGAEKMIEAGTQNYRIDKSFATAEETIAMSTIYAANHMEGVKAMVTLTESGRTALMTSRLNSLLPIFALSPNERTLNRCSLYRGVTPVFFDTKVETGFDVALAALNTLRKKKLLEFGDLVIITQGDIMDVEGSTNCMRILPVFE; encoded by the coding sequence ATGACCAGCAAGCTTAGAAGAACAAAAATTGTCACTACATTAGGCCCTTCAACTGACAAAGGTAATAATTTGGAAGAGATAATTCGCGCAGGAGCCAACGTAGTGCGGATGAATTTCTCACACGGCAGTACAGAAGATCACAAACAACGTGCGGAAAAAGTGCGTACCATTGCGGCCAAATTAGGCAAGCAGGTAGCCATTTTGGGTGATTTGCAAGGCCCAAAAATTCGTGTATCGACGTTTAAAGAAGGCAAAATAAACCTCAATGTCGGCGACCGATTTACGTTAGACAGCGACCTACCCAAAGGTGAAGGGGATCAATACTCCGTCGGCCTCGATTATAAAGCCTTACCAAGAGATGTTGGGCCAAATGATATTCTGCTACTGGATGATGGCAGAGTGCAATTGCAAGTATTGAACGTCGAGGGCAATCGGGTTCATACCGAAGTGATTGTCGGCGGGCCGCTCTCCAACAACAAAGGCATCAACAAAAAAGGCGGCGGTTTATCGGCTGACGCACTCACCGAAAAAGATAAGCAAGACATCCTAACGGCCGCTGAAATCCAAGTGGATTACTTAGCCATCTCGTTTCCTCGCAATGGTGAAGACATGAATTACGCCAGACGCCTCGCTCGGGATGCCGGATTAGAGGCCAAGCTGGTGGCTAAAGTGGAACGGGCTGAAACGGTTAAGAATGACGAAAATATTGATGACATCATCATGGCTTCTGATGTGATCATGGTGGCTCGCGGCGATTTGGGGGTTGAAATTGGCGACCCCGAGCTGATCGGTGTGCAGAAAAAGCTGATCCGCCGTGCCAAAGAGCTCAATCGCGTGGTGATTACCGCGACACAAATGATGGAGTCCATGATCGAAAACCCCATGCCGACACGCGCAGAAGTCATGGACGTTGCTAACGCGGTTCTCGATGGAACCGATGCGGTGATGCTCTCTGGCGAAACCGCCGCGGGGAAATACCCGGTTGAGACCGTTCGTTCCATGGCGGAAGTGTGCATCGGCGCAGAGAAGATGATTGAAGCAGGCACGCAAAACTACCGAATTGACAAATCGTTCGCCACCGCTGAAGAAACCATTGCCATGTCGACCATTTATGCGGCCAACCATATGGAGGGAGTCAAAGCGATGGTCACTTTAACGGAATCTGGCCGCACCGCGTTGATGACATCTAGACTGAACTCTCTACTGCCCATATTTGCCCTATCGCCCAACGAACGGACTCTCAATCGCTGTTCGCTCTATCGCGGCGTCACACCCGTGTTCTTTGATACCAAAGTGGAAACAGGCTTCGACGTTGCGCTTGCGGCACTCAATACGCTAAGAAAGAAAAAATTGTTGGAATTTGGCGACCTAGTGATTATCACCCAAGGTGACATTATGGATGTAGAAGGCTCGACCAACTGTATGCGCATCTTACCTGTGTTTGAGTAA
- a CDS encoding YnhF family membrane protein translates to MEHDLKTALIITATVFAVLLSFGFIAIAAA, encoded by the coding sequence ATGGAACACGATCTGAAAACAGCCCTAATCATCACAGCAACTGTGTTTGCGGTTCTACTCTCGTTTGGTTTTATTGCGATCGCTGCCGCTTAA